Proteins co-encoded in one Streptomyces sp. NBC_01571 genomic window:
- a CDS encoding polysaccharide deacetylase family protein translates to MSLYDRIRRTRLRRERIPPFRTRRPRIRRPRLVIALATAVTAVVAVALTLSLTVTTYDHTSPAAARGKASGAATGPVDCREAKCVALTFDGGPSPTTPGLLDILKQQHLHATFFLQGKGHIDTYPEVIRRIADEGSEIGNHTWNHRVLTQIDADDARQELTSTQDAIEKITGTKPVLMRPPQGRTDRQVSEICRELGLAQVLWSVTAKDYETTDPALITRRVLDQTHRDGVILLHDLHKGTVPAVPGIIKALKQRGYTIVTVSQLLAPAQPQPGMVYRP, encoded by the coding sequence ATGTCCCTGTACGACCGCATACGACGAACGCGCCTACGGCGGGAGCGCATACCACCGTTCCGCACGCGACGGCCCCGCATCCGGCGACCGCGCCTGGTCATCGCCCTCGCGACGGCCGTGACCGCCGTCGTGGCCGTGGCGTTGACCCTGTCCCTGACCGTCACGACGTACGATCACACGTCTCCCGCCGCTGCCCGGGGCAAGGCTTCGGGAGCGGCCACCGGGCCTGTCGACTGCCGCGAGGCGAAGTGTGTGGCCCTCACCTTCGACGGCGGCCCCAGCCCGACCACTCCCGGCCTGCTGGACATCCTGAAGCAGCAGCACCTGCACGCGACGTTCTTCCTACAGGGCAAGGGCCACATCGACACATACCCCGAGGTCATCCGTCGTATCGCGGACGAGGGGAGCGAAATCGGCAACCACACCTGGAACCACCGGGTCCTGACGCAGATCGACGCGGACGACGCCCGTCAGGAACTGACCAGTACGCAGGACGCCATCGAGAAGATCACCGGCACCAAGCCCGTCCTGATGCGTCCGCCGCAGGGCCGCACCGACCGCCAGGTGTCCGAGATCTGCCGGGAGCTGGGCCTGGCGCAGGTGCTGTGGAGCGTCACGGCGAAGGACTACGAGACGACCGACCCGGCCCTCATCACCCGGCGGGTGCTCGACCAGACCCACCGCGACGGCGTCATCCTGCTGCACGACCTGCACAAGGGGACCGTGCCCGCCGTCCCGGGGATCATCAAGGCGCTCAAGCAGCGCGGCTACACCATCGTCACGGTGTCCC